The bacterium genome contains a region encoding:
- the ftsA gene encoding cell division protein FtsA — translation MNKSKIVTAIDLGSSKTAVVVAQITVEENSYMPKINIIGVSSFPSRGVKKGQIVNIEETVESAITSIEAAERMAGHNLDSAYVSLGGAHIHSQNSHGVVAVSGPSGEITPSDIERVIDAASAISLPASREIVHILPREFVVDGESGVKDPVGMSGVRLEVETHVVTASNAAIKNLSKTLTDAGVKINDMVFSGFAGAHSVLTETEKELGCVLIDIGAGTTSVVAFVDGSIAYSGVIPVGAKNVTNDIAIGLRVTLDTAEKIKISLSDAKKQEKESKDDLDLSALGISEVSKVSKKTLTEGIIRPRLNEIFTMVRLELEREKIINRIPSGAIVTGGGSKTVGCSDSAKRMLALPVRIGIPTGVGGLVDDCLDPAFAVPLGLLLYASKENQDEDGGIRFPLKLNLPGKGFVHKIIESIKDLLP, via the coding sequence ATGAATAAAAGTAAAATTGTTACAGCTATAGATTTGGGAAGTAGTAAAACAGCTGTAGTTGTTGCTCAGATAACCGTGGAAGAAAACTCATATATGCCAAAAATTAATATAATTGGTGTTTCCTCTTTTCCCTCAAGAGGTGTTAAAAAAGGTCAGATAGTTAACATTGAAGAGACAGTAGAATCCGCAATTACTTCCATTGAAGCAGCAGAAAGAATGGCTGGACATAATTTAGATTCTGCCTATGTATCATTAGGTGGGGCACATATTCATTCACAAAATTCACATGGAGTTGTAGCTGTTTCAGGGCCATCTGGTGAAATTACTCCATCTGATATAGAGAGAGTAATAGATGCTGCTTCTGCCATATCCTTACCAGCTTCTCGTGAAATTGTTCATATACTTCCACGAGAGTTTGTAGTGGATGGTGAATCTGGAGTTAAAGACCCTGTTGGTATGAGTGGGGTAAGACTGGAGGTAGAAACCCATGTTGTAACTGCTTCAAACGCAGCTATTAAAAATCTTTCAAAGACTTTAACCGATGCAGGTGTCAAGATTAATGATATGGTGTTTTCCGGTTTTGCTGGTGCTCACTCAGTATTGACAGAAACTGAAAAAGAACTGGGTTGTGTCTTAATTGATATTGGTGCGGGTACTACTTCAGTTGTAGCCTTTGTTGATGGATCAATTGCCTATTCTGGGGTCATTCCTGTTGGGGCTAAAAATGTTACAAACGATATAGCTATTGGGTTAAGGGTTACTTTAGATACTGCAGAAAAGATAAAGATTTCACTTTCAGATGCAAAAAAACAAGAAAAAGAATCAAAAGACGACTTAGACCTTTCTGCCTTAGGTATATCAGAAGTTAGTAAAGTTTCTAAAAAAACATTGACAGAAGGAATAATTAGACCTCGCTTAAATGAAATTTTTACAATGGTCAGACTTGAACTTGAAAGAGAGAAAATAATAAATAGAATTCCATCTGGTGCAATAGTTACTGGTGGTGGATCCAAAACTGTGGGCTGTAGTGACTCAGCCAAAAGAATGCTTGCACTTCCTGTGAGAATTGGCATACCCACAGGGGTTGGCGGTCTGGTTGATGACTGTTTAGACCCAGCCTTTGCAGTTCCATTGGGACTTCTCCTTTACGCATCAAAAGAAAATCAAGATGAAGATGGTGGGATAAGATTTCCATTAAAATTAAATCTTCCAGGAAAAGGATTTGTGCATAAGATTATAGAATCCATCAAAGACCTACTTCCTTAA